The window GCTTGGACCAGACATGATCAGTATGAGGCCATGATAGTGGAGGCTTGGGAAGCGGCGAGCACGGGTGAGGAGGGGGTAACGGCAGTTTGGCAAAAACTTGGCAAAATGGCAGGCTCGATGCAGAGATGGGCGTGAGAGGTTTTTGGGTCGATACGAAGGAAGATCAAACAGCTAAAAGCCCAACTTTTAGAAGCAAAGGAATGGGCGCTTAGCTCGGGTTATCAGCACGAGGTTCGGGAGCTAGAAGAGCAATTGAGGGAGGTAtatgaaagagaagaacttatgtaCAAACAGCGCTCCGGAGTGGATTGGCTAAAGGCAGGTGATCAAAATACAAAGTATTTTCAGAACTGGGCATCGCATCGTAAAAGAAAGAATACCATCAAGGCTTTGCGACGACCCGATGGCTCTAGGTGTACAATGGACGAGGAGATGAGAGCCATGGCAGCTTCGTTCTATGAAGAGTTGTTCAAGTCGGAAGGATCGGTGGGGGTGGAGGGAGTGCTACAAAACATTCAGTGGGCGTATTACACAGGAGATGAACACGGAGTTGATAGCGAGTATTTCAGATTCTGAAATAGAGACGGCTCTATTTCAGATGGGGCCGACTAAAGCCTCGGGGCCGGATGGGCTCCCCGCGctcttttatcagtgacactagtcgCTACTCCGGGATGACATTTGCAGAGCTGTGTGGGATTTCCTGGGTGGAGTTGCTACACCAGAGGGTTTTAATGCTACATTGATAGTTATGATTCCAAAAGTCAACTCGCCGGAGCTGTTGTCCCAGTTTCGACCGATTAGCTTATGTAATGTGCTGTACAAGATAGCAACAAAGGTGTTGGCCAACCGATTGAAGGGTATACTTCCGTTGCTTATATCAGAGGAGCAGAGTGCTTTCGTCCCTGGGCGCCTTATCACAGATAATGTGCTAGTGGCCTATGAGTGTGTCCACGCCATTCGCAACAGGAAGAGGAAGAGACCCTTATGTGCTgtgaagcttgatatgatgaaggctATGACCGTGTTGAGTGGGTGTTCTTGAAGCAGATGATGGAACGGTTTGGATTTGCAGAGTCATGGATAGAGATGATCATGCGGTGTGTGACGACGGCAAATTTCTCGGTAAAGCTCAACGGTGCATGTTCTAGGTGCTTTTTACCCTCCCGAGGCCTCAGACAGGGAGATCCTCTGTTGCCTTATCTGTTCTTATTTTGTGTTGAGGGTTTCTCGGCTCTGTTGAGGAAAGCGCAAGCAGAAAATAGACTGAAAGGAGTGACGTTGGGAGCACTGCCCCCCATGTAACGCATCTCCTTTTTGCAGATGACAGTATTGTGTTCTTGGAGGGCTCCACTGAGTACCTAGAGACTCTAAGGGAGATCTTAGTGAGTTACGAGCAAGCTTCGGGACAGAAGGTGAATTTGCAGAAATCTTCGATTTTCTTTGGCAAGGGCTGTCAGGACAACACTAAAGAAGAGCTCAAGGCGGTGCTGGGGGTGACCTCGGAAGCACTAAGTGAACGGTACCTTGGTCTCCCAACACTGGTTGGACGATCAAAGGAGGGCATCTTTCATTATGTAATGGAGAGTTCAAAGGGTAAATGTAGTAGATGGAAGGGTTTAGGCCTTTCAAAGAAGGCAAGGGAGGTTCTTATCAAGTCTGGTCTCCAAGCAGTACCAACCTTCACCATGAGTTGTTTCCACCTCACAAAGAAAACATGCCGGAATCTGAATTCTATCTCGTCAAAATTCTGGTGGGGGGCAAAGGATGGTGAGAAAAAAGTACATTGGATTTCATGGCAAAAGATGTGCACCTCGAAAAGGGATGGAGGTATGGGTTTCCGCGACCTGACAGTGTTTAATCAGGCTCTTCTTGCAAAGAAAGCCTGGCGTGTCTTACAATTCCCAGAGGCGTTAGTGGCAAGAGTGCTCAAGGCACGCTACTTCAAAGAGGAATCCATTTTGAGCGCAACGTGTCCTGCTACAGCCTCATACACTTACAGAAGTATTTTGCATGGCCGGGATCTACTTCGCGAAGGCTTGGTGTGGAGAATTGGAGACAGATCCAAGGTGAGTATACATCACAGTAACTGGATCCCAAGAGGCGGGTCCATGAAGCCATTGGGACAGACGTATATACCTGGCATGACGAAGGTGGCAGATCTCCTGTTGCCGGACGGAAGGAGCTGGGATCGCGACCGAGTCAGGGAGATGTTCACCCCGGATGATGCTAGCGACATTTTGCAGATTGTGGTGGGTGGTTTGGATGCTGATGACTACCAAGCTTGGAATTTCACAAAGAATGGAATCTTCTCTGTTCGCTCAGCTTATCACTTGAAAATGGCCATGCTCAGATCGCGCTCCGGACGGCCGGAGTCATCTAGCTCGGTGAACAAACACAAGGCGTATATGGCCCTCTGGGGCACGAATGCACCGGGAAAGGCCAAGATCCATCTTTGGAGActaatttcaaatggactggcagttGGAGCAGAGCTCCATCGATGAAGGATAAAACCTGGGGTTTTCTGTGTTGCTTGTGGGCGTGAAGAAACTATATTTCATTGGTTTTGGGCGTGTCCACACTCTGAACTTTTTTGGCGGCTATTTCGATCGGAGATGGGAGATTTGGTGGCGATCCCACCATGCCAGTTGGACTCCCAGAGAGAGATAGCACATTGGCTACTACAGTGGCTAGCGGGAGCTTCCGATGAGGCAAAGCAGGCAACGATGCAGGCATTATACAGCCTATGGCTGTCGAGGAATGAGACACGAGAAGGGAAAATGATCAAACACCCACACGAAATACTGGGTGTGGTTTTGAGGCAAATGGAGGAGTGGAAGATGGCACATCCCGCATCAGATAACACTCCGGCACGCTTGCAGATTCAGAAATGGGAGCCACCGGATGAGGGCTGGATCAAGGTGAATTCTGACGGCGCAATATCCAAGATGGGAAACAAGGCTGGAGGTGGGGCTGTGCTATGGGATCATATGGGGGCATTCAGAGCTGGTATGTGCCACCACTTCCAGGAGTTGGTCGATCCTGAGGTGGCTGAGCTCTTGGCATGTAAGCGGGCTCTCGAAGTAGCAAAAGATATCAACGAGACGCACGTGCATGTCGAGCTAGACGCTAGAGGAGTCGTGCAGATGTTGAAGAAACACACTAAGGAGCTCTCGCCGTCTGGGCCTCTGGTGGAGGAGATCAAATCCTTGATGCAGTCCTTTGTCGACTCTAAGGTGTCTTGGGTTAGACGTTCTGCTAATGCTGCCGCGCATAAGCTAGCTAGAGTAGGAGTTGGTGATGAACTTTGTAAGGTTTGGTTGGGGCTCCCCCGGATTTCGTTCTTTCTGTTTTGTCGGATGAGATTCCGAACATCGTAATTTAATAAATGCGGTAGTATTTTCCCTAAAAAAAACACCGTTGAGATATTTGAATGGCCTCATGACAAGTTGTGACTGTACATAAGCAGTGACATTTCCGAGTGCAGAATGACATGCAACATTCTTTTCATAGGCCAGCAGCAGCAAACTTCATAATCTGTATTCAAATATACGATCTCCTGGCTAGTAGTACGACCGGCCACATGCACGTTAGTAGCAATATACTTACATGATATGTTTTCGTAAAGCGCAGCACCAACAGACCTAGCGCTACTCTGCTAGTCTTGTTTTCTAAATAATCCATTGGCTCGGTTATTCCCGCGGCAAAATATATACTTCTGCCCGTAATTTGCGCTCGCCTAAGCGCCGTGCACTCCGAAGAGCTTAAGCGCCCCGTAGGTGGTGGCCATGGCGAGCCACCCTCCCACCAGCACCCGGGCCCCGGACCGCACCACGCTCGCGCCGCCCAGGTACGCGCCCAGCACGCCGAAGCCGGCAAGCCCGACGCTGCTCGCCGCGCACACGGCCACAACCCTGCCCGCCCACGTCCGCACGAACCCGCCGCTCAGAAGCGGCAGCGCGGCGCCCGCCGCGAACGCCAGGGCCGACGCGCCCGCCGCCAGCATCGGGCTCGGCAGGTTGCTcctgtcgccgtcgccgccgcggatGCGCTTGATCTGGGCCACCTCGATGTCGTACTGCGCGTACACGGACACGAACTCGCCGATGGCCATGCTGCAGGCGCCGGACACGAGCCCCGCGACGCCCGACACGAGCATCGCGCGCTTGGAATCGTTGACGGCGCCAACGCCGATCATGAGGGAGGCCACGGTGACGAGGCCGTCGTTGGCGCCCAGGACGGCCGCGCGGAGCCACTGTGCGCGCGCTACGTAGTTGACGCCGTCGCCGCCCGGGCTGCCACCACCCGCCTCCACGTCGTcgtcaacgtcggccgccgcaggaCTGATCTCTTCTTGCTTCGGCTTGGCGGGGGACTTGGGTGCGGCGTCCGCGGCCGCGTGGACGTGCGAGCTAAGGTCGGCGGCGGGAGCCATGGACGCAACACACCGCGGGTGTAATGAGATGAGCTCTAGCACTGTTGTGTGCAAATGGGAACCTGGACTGGAGCGTGGTAACCACACTCGCGGCGGCCGGGGTATTTATAGGGAAACTAGCTCATCGTCATGGATTTTTGTTCTAGCACTGTAAAAAAAATGGAATGACACGTGGCCACACATAGAGATCAACTTTCTGTGAGTCGCACGCCTTCGGCGGGTATTATATGGGCACTGCAAAGAGTTTTGATTCGAAATAGcgagttttctttttctttattaatTGATCCAGAGACGTGGTGCGACGTTTCTTCTCTCTCGGTTGAACGTGGTGCGACATCTGGAACGCGCTCGAGAACACTTCGGGCCGGTGGGATTCCATTTCCACGAGAGTAAAAACGGCACGTTCGCAACTTTTTTTGAACAACGGTACAAACGCAGGCGCTCATACATCCATCCCACTCGGTTGTCTGAGGGCTGCTGCACTGTGAAACTTTCGCTCAGAGCATCCCACGAAAATTTTCGACGAATCCGCAAAACTGGGAAAGAACGGCATTTGGCTTGTTTTGTTCCAGTCTCACTCCATTCCTCTGATACACAAATGCGAACAGAAGCATCAGCACAACCGGCCACCAACTTACTGGAAGATGAAACTTGTGAACAGATGTGCTCATGTTATCCGCCTAAAGCTGAACGGGTTCAGAAGCTTGCTTGCGACGCCTCACAGCTCAACATTTTCAGGAAACATTTGCGGTATCCTGCTCTCCTTGGAGCGGATGTAGCGCGTTCTCAATGGAAACAAGCaaaagggatgatgaagatgattccTGCCGTTACTTTACTCATTTACAGAGACGCGTTTGCTCTGAAGAAAAGGGCAGATGCCACAAGAAAGGGAAATGGATACACATAGGCCAGGCTGAAAGCAGAAACTCCAACGTTGCAAGCAAGCTCGAAGCTGCCATTTTCGATTCTAGGAGTGCGCTTTACAGATAACCAGGTAGTACAGAAGCATCAGTCGCAAAGCAAGTAAGCAGAATTCATGGTTTCATACTGCTCCGTGCACAGAAATTTCAGCTCACAACATCAACGATCCAGCGCACCAAGAGCACTAGTACAAAGAGCTGCTGACATGGAACAAATAAATAGTTCAGTATGATGATGATTATATATAATTCCAAACACACACCAGTGGGTTTCCAGCAACAAGAATCCTGTCGGTTTTGCTTTTATGCAAAACACTATCAACAGAGGCGGATCATGAGACTGCTTGAGTTTGAGAATGAGGTGCCGTAAAACAAGTGCCAGTTGATGGTTATATACATAGCTCATGGAGATATCCTCACTCATCAATACGGACTACCGATCTTACCGTGTAATAGTATCCTGTGTGATTGGCTGATTGGGAGCCTTCGTCCGTTAAGTTAGGATCTATCGAATGAATCTTGCATTCTAGATCTACTACGGGAGAGCAGGTTCTCCTTTATATCTTTGAAAGATTCAAGCTCCTCGAATGCATCAGACGTTCTACGGGACATGAACGAGCTGGTGTTGCCTGCTTCGGTAGATTCAGCCCTTGATGTAACAGATGAATTGCTAGGATCTCGCAACGGACGTGCAGACCTCAGCAGATGGACAAGATAGCCAACCGCAGCATCTTGTGATTTATGCGAGGACGAAGCCGACTGGTCCTCCTTACCACCACTGCTCCTGTAAAGTGCATGTCATGGAAGCACATCAAATTTTGCTAATCAGTAAGATCTACTCCCTCTGAGAACATCacatataagacgttttagatcactAGTGATCTAAAACGTCTTAGCTTGTTTACAGAGGTAGTACTAAATAGGGTTAGGAACAGCGTCTCAAGTACTAAACATCACATATAACATATACATGTAGCATATACTGCTTATAATTAACTAACTGGATACCCAGGTCATGAACCACATGGAAATATCTGCCAAATTTGAAGCAGGACTCAAACATACCCAGGTCTGGAATCAGGTGCATCGACATCATCCACAGCAAAAGGAAGATATGCATCATCAGTATCATCTTGCGTAGACAGTCTGCTTGAACTCCTTGAAATCCCATGTCGTGGGGAACCACTAGAGGAGAAAACACCTGAGAACCTACCAGATTCCTCCCTACTGTCCTTAGTCTGCATATAGGCCAAAAGATATAGACTTAGCAGGCATAAAACCTAGTCTATCAACCTTGGTTTATACTGAGTGCAATGGAAAATGAAGGCTAAGACTCATATGCTGCTCGTCATAGGTGTGAAGAGTGGTGACCCGTTTGCCTGCCACTTTGGGCATAAAACTTTACCAACATCCAAACATCCCCTCACACTTGCAGTACACAGGTTGTGGACCATGCGAAAAAGATAAGAAGGAAATGCCCATAATATGTCGGAATTAGTTTTTTATAAGATGTGGCCCACAAATCAGTTAGCGGAAACAGACACTTGAGGATTTGTTAAGCAGAAATGGAGTGGACACAAAAGTTATTTTGGGTAAACTAAATACTGATTTATGAAGAAGACGTGCTTAGAAAACTCAAGCAGGTGCACCGACTGGTATTCCTTGTACAAGAACGGTTACGACACCAGGCACTCCACGGAATACATTACACCAACAGGAGTTGAACTCTGGTACTCCAAACATCATAACTCAATTAGAGTAGGCGGGCTTATCTCTCATGCGGCCCCACCAACTGAGACTGAGAGATGCTCAGTATGAAGAAGACGTGCCAATTTGGCTTATTATATTAGAAAAAAAACAAGGACATATGATTAGAAATAAAATCTTAGAAATCCACTGATTTCTGATGTGAACACTATGTTTGTCAGCTATCTGCATAGTGATTTCCAGTATCAAATATGAATATAACAAGTTTCACATCTATCTTGGCAGAGTTATTTCCACTCCCAGATATGAATACTACAACAAAATTAAGATTTTCAAGTTTTGACATATAATGTGAAGTACAAGATATATATTTATTCCCCCAAAATAATATGTATATTCACACAATAACATTCTCACCAAAAGTTGATAACCAATATTTCACTACGACCAAGTATGTGTAATGCATAAACTAATTTATGAATTGCATCAGGGATACAGAGGGGGTCTATTGGAAAAGGGTGAGCTTACGCAAGGCCTTATAAAACTAGCAGCCAGGATATAAAATGCACCAGAGGTCCTATAAGTATCACAAGTATGTCAAGTTGGTCCTAAAAGTATCAAAACGCATATTTCAGGAACTTGTCTATTTTTGGGACTCAAATATGCATTTCAAACTGTTAGGACTAACCGACTAAGGTTATTTAGTCTGGACAGGTTTGACCTACAAAGAACCAGGAGAGGTGTGCCATTTCCAAAATAAGAAAttcaaataaataaaataacaTGTCAGCCTTCGAGCAATTCTAGAGAATTCTATGCTCCCATCGCGGTATGTATGTAGTATGGGTTGACAATACGATAATCATTAGTAATTAGACAAAATTCAGTAAAAAGAAGGTGTAGTATGCTGCAGCACCCTAGGTTACAAGATTATGAAAATCATATCATACCAAGTGCCAGTCTGGAGTGATACAAATTATGCCACTGTAACTATCAGGCTAAATGTTCGAGAAATAATATCAGGCTAAACCAAACAAGTTATGCATACTACCTGCAGAATTGGTGAAGGGGAGATTTATCAACATAACTTTACGGTTGGGTGCATGTGTTCCCGTGGCCTTTCGACTTTAATGGGACTACTAAAATTACCAAGATTCCACCCTACTTGACACAATATCATATCAACCACCCTTATAAACTCCGTCCAGGCTGCATTTCGGATACCATAACAATCTGTACTGTCCTTGAGTTTTCAGTTATGCACACAAACATCATCAGTTAAGCATATGCATTGCAAACGCGAGGAATCACCTTTGGAGCAGCAGGCAAGTTAGCGTAGAGATCGGCTATCCGGAGCCCCTCTGCCTTCCGGGATGAGCGGCCGCTCTCTGTGAGTGACTCGTGTGACCGTGCCTCCCCTCGCACGCTCTTGGGTGAAGGTGGAGGTAGCATGAACCCCCTGCTGGGATCGGACATGTTCCGATACTGGACAGGGCCCCTCCCTCCGCCCGCTTGCGGTATGCTCATTGGTGCGGTCTCCCCGCACAGCCGCGACTGCAGGTAGCCGCCACCGAACGTGGGAGGAGATGGCGTGGGAGACGCGTACAGCGTTGGGGGCGGTGAGAACTTGGCGTGCTGCCCGGGCGACTGTGGCCAGTAGGCACCAGCAGGCGACGCCCAGCTGTTGGGGCGGCGTGAGGGCAGCGGCAAGGCCGAGCTGGCAGGCTCTGTGAGCGACGACGGGAAGGAGCGCATAGGCTCCGCTGCCGGGCTCCCGACGTAATCGGTGATGAGCATGGCGGAGGAGAGAGACGTGATCTCGAAGTTGTAGGCGGCGAGGCTGGGGAGGTACTGGACGGACACGACCAGGCGGCCGAGGTGGGTCTCTACGGGGGGGAAGCCGCGGGTGCGCATGGCCGCCTCGTCGGCGCGGGAGAAAGGGGCGGCGAAGGAGCCGACGCGGTGGCCCATCTCGTAGTTGTAGCCCTGGCCGGACGCGCAGAGCGTGCGGAAGACGCGGTACGCCGGGAGAAGGCGGAGCGTGGTGTAGAGCGACCTGAGCAGCGTGATGCAGCGCTTGTACGCCCTGTTGACGGCCAGCCCTTCCCCCGCCTCGGCGGCCGCCCTCTCCCCAGCCGACCAGGGCTCGCACGCCACCGTCCAcctctccaccacctcctcctcctccccgccggccgACGGGGCCAGGTACACGTCCACCACGACCGGCTCCCCGAGGGCCGGCTCCGGGACGTGCTCCGCCGCGGGCGGCGCGTGGAGCGGCAGGTGGAACCACCTGTCCCGCCTCCGCACCGCCGCCGACGCTGGCGCCGGCGCGATCGGGCGCGGCGCGCGCGCGGCGAGGATGGCGTGCAGCGCCTTGAGGTGGAACTGCGGCACCATCAGCTCCGCGCcagaccggccgccgccgccgccaccacca is drawn from Triticum dicoccoides isolate Atlit2015 ecotype Zavitan chromosome 6B, WEW_v2.0, whole genome shotgun sequence and contains these coding sequences:
- the LOC119325703 gene encoding vacuolar iron transporter homolog 1-like yields the protein MAPAADLSSHVHAAADAAPKSPAKPKQEEISPAAADVDDDVEAGGGSPGGDGVNYVARAQWLRAAVLGANDGLVTVASLMIGVGAVNDSKRAMLVSGVAGLVSGACSMAIGEFVSVYAQYDIEVAQIKRIRGGDGDRSNLPSPMLAAGASALAFAAGAALPLLSGGFVRTWAGRVVAVCAASSVGLAGFGVLGAYLGGASVVRSGARVLVGGWLAMATTYGALKLFGVHGA
- the LOC119322705 gene encoding autophagy-related protein 13a-like, whose protein sequence is MASLSDSGGGGGGGGRSGAELMVPQFHLKALHAILAARAPRPIAPAPASAAVRRRDRWFHLPLHAPPAAEHVPEPALGEPVVVDVYLAPSAGGEEEEVVERWTVACEPWSAGERAAAEAGEGLAVNRAYKRCITLLRSLYTTLRLLPAYRVFRTLCASGQGYNYEMGHRVGSFAAPFSRADEAAMRTRGFPPVETHLGRLVVSVQYLPSLAAYNFEITSLSSAMLITDYVGSPAAEPMRSFPSSLTEPASSALPLPSRRPNSWASPAGAYWPQSPGQHAKFSPPPTLYASPTPSPPTFGGGYLQSRLCGETAPMSIPQAGGGRGPVQYRNMSDPSRGFMLPPPSPKSVRGEARSHESLTESGRSSRKAEGLRIADLYANLPAAPKTKDSREESGRFSGVFSSSGSPRHGISRSSSRLSTQDDTDDAYLPFAVDDVDAPDSRPGSSGGKEDQSASSSHKSQDAAVGYLVHLLRSARPLRDPSNSSVTSRAESTEAGNTSSFMSRRTSDAFEELESFKDIKENLLSRSRSRMQDSFDRS